The genome window TTGTAATAGTACTATTTAATATTAATACTAATATTAAAGAATCCAAAGTGTCAACTATTAGTTAAGTAGAGTTAATCCTCAATATCACACTTGAGTAAAGGGTTAATAAAATCAGCTCTTATAAAGAGATGACCGTACACGCAGCACATTTTCAGTGACGATaaatggtatttttattttgttgaataaCCAAAATAACATTTCTAAAAAGACGCGTCATGTCACCATAATTGTCGTCCCATGACAGTGCTGTGACTAATTGTTAATCGTTAAACTTGTGGTTTTCTTGCTTTCCAGGCTCCTGAAGGCCTGCGGGAGTCGTCTGACAGAGAAGCTGCTGGAAGGAGCCCCCACTGAGGACACACTGGTGCTCATTGAGAGGCAGACAGGTGCCAAATGTCAAGGAATCAACGTATTTTGCAATCAATCGGAATTCAGATTAGTTTTTGGATATACAGTAGATGAGCATGCAAATGACTGCACATTATGGCAAGGCCAAAGGCGCACCAATGACTGTCTTAcaagtactgttttttttccactactcgTGCCACTTTTGGCTTGATTGTACATAATTAAATGTTACTAGTAAACTACAGCGCTTCACTACTAGGCCCAACTAGTAGGTATGTGTCACACACTAGCAGCCTCCTTATCGAGGATATCGCTAACTGCAGTGTGAGCGTCTACGTGTGAGTTGGGGTCTATGGTAGCTTACTGGTAGGACAGCTACATTTTACTAgagaggcaaaactgtgcactagttgacatctgcacgatactactactactcgtGAGGTGCTagatgttcattcattcattcattttccgtaccgcttatcatcgCTAGGGTCctgggcgtgctggtgcctatcccagctatcttcgggcgagaggcggggtacaccctgaactggtagttagccaatcgcagggcacatataaacaaacaaccattcacactcacattcacacctatgagcaatttagagtcgtcaatcaacctaccacacatgtttttgggatgtgggaggaaaacggactacccggagaaaacccacgcaggcacagggagaacgtgcaaactccacacaggcgaggtcgcatttgaaccgggtcctcagaactgtgaggcggatgtgctaacctgtcaaCCACTGTGCCACGTTCCAGATGTTAACCACTAGAATTTTATAATGTCGCTAGTACTACAAGGagcacagttgtcaactagtgcaaaGTTTGCCTAACTAGTAACATacagttgtcctactagtatgccacctactagtgaggacagttgctagtacatggaccttaaactggatttcaagaatatcgaataaatgctcaaacggcttgccatgaagccatttgagcatttattcacaGCACACTACTTTTCCTTCATAATTCAGCCATTAGTAGAATATCAAATATCCGCTTTCCCTCTATCCACTTTCTGGCAGGCTGTTTTCAAGCCGTATTGAGgctaaatacatgtatatcatttatacAAATGTGAATTATGTAAACACGAAGGAAGCGTAACCCTGACATCTCGCCTatcaaaaaagacattgtagacgtttaaagttcctacgcTTGCTTTGTCACTGCCCCCTTTGCCATTCACTCGACCTGGGAGGAAGTGCTTAGACCCGTTTTGGCGACTGCGGAAGTGGGTTACGCGTATACCAGATTGTCTTCCAAGTAAGGATATCGAGGATCAAgagtaaatgctcaaacggcttgcTACAAACTCATGTGAGCATTTATTCTTAAGCATTTATTCGCAACTCACGAgtaggatatggaataaatgttaaaacatgCTTTCTCACAAGCtgcttgagcatttattcgatatcttACTTGTGTGCCAAATTATCTCGAGTAAGGAAAAAGAGCATACAAGTGCATgaaccttaagatggatatccagtatattgaataaatgttcaACCGGCTTCCCATGACACACTTTATAAACTTTGATACATTTCACCCAGTCTTTGTATTTACTGCGAAATATCCCCTCTGTCATAATAACACATTCTAAATCTCTGTTTTATCTGCTTTCACAAGAACAAGAGGAGGAAATGAGCTGCTGGGAAGGAGCCGAAGGAGGCATTTCCAAGCCACGGGGCCATCAGTTGGACAGCGAATTAGGTCACGACGATGGGTCGCCTGGTCCCAGGTTTAGGTCACTGAGGCATTTGAGACAGGTAGATGAATAAGAAATTTAAAAAGTAGGGTCATGTTTGCATAGACTACCACATGACTCTTAGCCATGAGCTTTTGTGAGTCATCGTCTGGTTTGTCGTACGTGCAGGTGCTTGGGGCTGCTGAGTTCCGGCAGGTGGCGTGGCATGTGCTCATGGGAAATCAGGTCATATGGAGAGGCGTCGACTCCAAGCTCATCCAGTCTGCTTTTACCGTACTCAAGGTACAACTGCCGAGCAAGTCAAATTCCCCTAAAGGTCATACCATTGTGGCAGCGGTACTTTCTTttaggagtttaatttgttcctaaTTACTTGTATATCAGATCAGTTTTAAATCTGTATTGAAATCCCATTCATCCTTTCCAACGCCCCCCCTCGCAAAAAAGCACCATAATTGCACTATTGTATAGGTGCAACAATTAACCGCTTAATCAACAGCTAATCGATTGTCAAATTAAcgattttgataatcgattaatcgttccGAGagcttttcaaaagaaaaattccAAGGACGTCCCTTGGAAATTTTCGTGGCTCAAACACCTTTTTGACAAAAGGGACATTTCACTCATTTTCATGTTATTAaacgtgaaaataaatgtttatttcgaTTATCTGTGGAACTTGATGCCAGTtaatgcagagaaaaaaaatattttaaaaaactcatAGCTTTTTGATATCAGGAGAAATTGTCACAGCTGcgtccaacacacaaatatttggatcccaaaataacacaacagaaggagcaggTTTACAAATTTTATTAAACAAAAGGAGCACGCTGACGTGAAAAAAAACGACCATTAACAGGAAGTGACGTAACAGATGCCAACGTGAAAGCAATCTAACAAACAGGTACTAAATAAGGAAGGTGGACGGAGAGCCAAGGCAGGAAAACAACGGCAACAAGCAATGTATAATTTTATCTCCCATGCCTAAATGCACTGCTGATCAGGAATCACCGGCAAACACAAaggaaaattccacacaggaaacaaggaaacaaatCAGGATATGACAAATAAAGCTAATCccggaaggagaaaaaaaacaaaaatcaaaacttgttttgaatattgtcatttgctttttttaataagcgaaagaggaaaaaaacattaaaatcgGATATTGgattttgtgggggaaaaaaatatgatttcattttaaagacttatcgcccagccctattaTGCAGCGGttaatttctttttacactCGTATGACAGGTGTGTTAAAACATTACTTTAAACACTTTGCATTTCGACATTattttaattgcattatttccaatggagaaatttgttttttcaaatacgAAAGAGATAGTAAATGTAACTGATGTTGGttgtaacattttattaaaacttACAACTAACCCCCGAAGATGATGACTGACAGACAAGACTGCATTTgttaagaaatgtgtttttaattcctGCCTGTAGCtataagattattattattatttggtaaCCGTTCCGCACCCTTATGTCTTCCTTGCCTCTACTTGTGTCACTGACTTGCTCCTGCCTGAGACAGAGACAAGCCAGAGCACGCAGCTGTTAtagcacattattattattattttcttttttctcagtAAAGTACACGCAACATTGGCTTGGATTTACAACTTTAAATGGACATTGGTGACACATACATCGGAATAGGAGAGAAATGAATTTGCACCTGTGCTTTCTCCTATGACTTATTCAGTGAGTTTGAGGATTGAAATTAAAAGTCACACAACACAATCACACTTCCAGTATGTTCTTCCTGAGTCACTTGACTTTCCGTGGTTCTCTATTACCTCTTATGAGTGTTGTTGGCTCATTGGGTGCTTTTGATATGAGTAGATGTTTACTAATTCACATTTCTGTGATGTTTTTCTtccacttgatttttttttaagttgcatAGTGATAAGAGGTGTTGCCACGTGTGACTTGCCTTATGAGAGATGATGTTTAACCTTGCTTATTGCAGCCTCTGGAGCACATAAGAGGAAAAGTGATTAAGTAGATGGGAGAATTTGGGAAGGGCAAATATTACAGTGAACGGCCACATTTTACCGTTGGTCCACCCAGAGGGCGTATCTGGCATAAAGGTGCGTAAATGAGACTTAAGTGGATGGAAGAATCCCTGCAACCAGAAAAATGTGTAGCTGCGCGACTTTTCTTACAAAGGAGAATACGGCCCAAGAGCATATTTGTACATGGACAGTATCTGGATGTAAATGATCAAATGGTTTTATGGAAACTCGTTCTACCAGAGCATTGAATTCTCATACTAGTGCGAACAAAGAGGATaatagtacatggaccttaagatggatataaAGGATAGCGAATAAAAGATCAAACAGTGTTGCATACAAATGGTCTGTCTATGTCTGTTTCTCCCATCAGTCGTTGCTCCCGGTAGGCTGTGTGCGTTCAGTTCCCTACAGCGCTCACTATGAAGAAGCCTACAAGTGCAACTTCTTGGGTCTGAGCCCAGATGTGGCCATTCCAGCCCATGTCATCTCTTCAGGTAAAAGACAATCACTGTAGTTAGTCATATATGTCCACAGGTCAGTAGTGGGCCATTATTTGCCAGCTCGTAAGTGACTTACATTTACATcctaaatttgaatatttgttatcGTTTCTCTTGGCTGTCCTATACACAGACTAGTCGACTTGTTGCTTTTTCTACTTCACAATGAAGTAGAAAAAGAGCTTGACATCAACAAGTCGGCAATCATGGGTTTTAGGCTTGAAGCGGAGGCACAGCGCTTGTAGCAACAGCTGAGTACGCAGAATGAAATTAATCCGTCACCATccatctgtaccgcttatcctcactagggtggcgggcgtgctggagcctatcccaactatcttcgggcaagaggcggggtacaccctgaaccggtcgccagccaatcacagggcacatataaacaaacaaccattcacactcacattcacacctacaggcaatttagagtcttgaattaatctaccatgcatgtttttgggatgtgggaggaaaacggactacccggagaaaacccacgcaggcacggggagaacgtgcaaactccacacaggcgaggtcgcatttgaaccgggtcctcagaactgtgaggcggatgtgctaacctaTCTTCCGCCAAATCCGTCACCATAATTGATTTAATCTGGGCTCGGGCAGGATGTCAACCGCATATTCCCACCATGGAGAACCCGCTGCTGTGGTGGGCCCACAAAGAGGGGTGGTTTCCCCATTTGACCAAGTTGTACAAATGCTACCTGGCTGTCTCAGCGACAGTCACATCGAACGAGATAATTATATTACTTTACCGATCAAAACTTGTGATGTGATATTGGTTGTATTATAGGTGGAATAAGTAaggtaagtccccactgaaggccgaggtaccaaatgcacagccCACCACTGGCACAAGTTTAATGAAAAGCCTTCCTTGTGTTTCATTCCTGTAGAGTTTTCAGTGCTGGTGGACGTCACCTCAGAGCCTGGCTGTCAAAGCCTGTCGACAGAAGACAATATCTGTTCGCTTTATCAGTTAAATATGAGCAGTGCAAACACACAGCCCACAGACAGAGGTGAGCATACCGTGTTGTGACAATAATAGACTGGGTCAGGTGTCACTTGCACTCACAGCTGCGGCGACTTGCACATTCCTTAGCAATACACAGACCAACATCAAAATGTGCTTCTTTGTTTTCCACAATTATGGAATAATATCAAAATTAACCACCTCAATAATActattttcacctattgcaggtgggTTTGGAACACATGTGATAAACTGGTGCTCACGGAttagtgtattttatttatataatacaaataaaattatgcATATACttctgaaatatttttaaataaataaaataacactgaaATATAAATACGGTACAATTTCaaacataattacatttaaaacatcaatCCATGTTGAACCCCAACATTTCTTAAAATTCCGAAAACTACCATGTGACGATCCCTGTTTTTCTCATTTAGGTCCGACATTACTGAACAAACTGGAGGTGGCGCTGTCCAACGAGAACTTGTCTGTGGATGTGGTGTCTCACTGTCTGCTGTGTTTGAAGGAGGAGTGGATGAAGTGAGACACCCCAACTTTTTTGACTCTCCGTTCAAATGTGCCATCCCTCAACTCATACGCCTTGTTCTCACTTCCTTTTCAGCAAGGTCAAAGTGCTCTTTAAATTCTCCAAAGTGGACGGGAGAGGCAGGGAGGACACCCACAAGGTTCTGGCCCTGCTCGGCACCACGGGGCCCGGCGAGGAGGACAACGTGCGGCTGCTCAAGTTCTGGATGACGGGACTTAGCAAAACCTACAAGAGCCATCTGATGAGCGCCGTCCGGGGAGGGGAGAGGAGCCCCAGCCAGTGAAAAAGACTGAAAGACTCAAAGAAGTATTGTCCTGGAGAAAGGAAAGTGAAAGCAAGAATTCTTTCATGGCCTGATGTGTTAGCTGTTTGCCTCTTTTACTGGAAATGAATGAAGGGCCCCCCTGGGTTTTTCCCCTAAGTAATGAGAATTATCTTTGATTATTGTCCTACTGAGATTAGActtctgtatttttgtattgGAATTGTACTAATatgtcagtttttatttattacaaaatgCTTGTTTACTGCTTTGGTAATAAAATGATTGAATTGACTTGAATGACATtaatccatcgattttctatagcgcttgtctttGTTAGgatcatgggtgagctggagcctatcccaactgagtTTCGggcaacaccctgaactggttgctagccaatcgcagggcacatatagacaaacaaggaCTCACACTCACgttgtggacaatttagagtcttcaatgaacctagcatgcatgtttttggaatgtgggcttGACTGGAATGTGAAAAGACTGATACCCTATCGTCACACTTTGTGCACAGCAGATAtgacatctgtaaagctgaagtttgAAGAGAATGTGCTGATATAAAGCTGCAAAAcattcaacataaaaaaatcactaaGATATCTTTCTATTGATAACTAGGCCTGCAATTTacgattattttaatcaatttatctgacaattattttttcaattaatcaatccataaatcaaattttttttaaaaatttccaTTCCttaatttattcaaaaacaggacatcatttcattattattgactgcagaaaatgtacaaatttcaaaaaataaagaattaaaagtgctctttaaaaaaaatttaataaaagagAGGCGAAGAACACCCTCTACTattcgccagtcaatcgcagggcagtagacaaacaaccattcagactcacatccatccatccattttctgagccgcttcgcgggcgtgctggagcctatcccagctgtcatcgggcaggaggcggggtacaccctgaactggttgccagccaatcgcagggcacgtacaaacaaacaaccattcgcactcacagtcatgcctacgggcaatttagagtctccaatgcatgcatgttttttgggatgtgggaggaaaccggagtgcccggagaaaacccacgcaggcacggggagaacatgcaaactccacacaggcggggccggggattgaaccctgacgcgctaaccagtcgtccaccgtgccgccactcacattcaaattatggacaatttagactcttcaaatgaccctaacatgcatgttttggaatggcAGGAAGCCGTAATATCTATAGGAAGAGCAGGCAAACTCCAGAGCATAGATTCGAACCTTCACCGTAAGGCAGGCGTGCCAAGGCGAGTACACAATGCTGCCCGCCTTGAATGACGTCGTCGTTTCTGTTTTACAATTGGTGCCCTCTTGTGGCAAGGCAGAGGGGCGAAGGGAGTGAAATGATGGAGGAATGCTCCCacgcacttttttttccccccaagggTTTGAACACACCACAAATCAAAATTGATTTAAGCTGACGCTTTGTCTGGTTCTACTTGAATCCTGACGGGAACATTGTCAGCTAAATCACCCCCAGCAGCCCTACTCTTCATTAGCCACATCTTGGACACTGATCCGCtgtttcgttttttgttttttatttttttaataatgcaaGTCATTTTGCTTTGCTGACGTTTGCACATTCAGTCAATAAACATAAGTCAAAACATAGGGCTGTTGAAATTAGAAGCGAGAGCGAGGCGCAGGGGTGTACCTGTTGTGTAAATTGCGTGTCGCATTTAAACACTGGGAGAGAATGAAAATATactcatgaaagaaaaaaatggatctGTTTCTGGTTAACGAGGTCGATAATGGGAGGCATGGTCAGGATTTCCGCTGGTTCTGATAATCAGTTGCATATTTACTCCACAAATATGCATGTGTTGATCCAACAGGAAGAAGGGCTGGGatattttacaaatgatttAGATGCAGTGTAGGTGCAAAGGTCGCACTGTAATGATTCCTTTGGGGGAATTTTgcatgttcctttttttttgcctttggaAAGCTCTCTTGCTTTTAAAGGCATATTGTTGAGGGGGAAAACATGCTTTGTTTAAATGACGATTTCCTCGAATCTGTTAATAGGCCTCGCTGCCTCAGGTGTGATACCTAGAGGGAACTGGAGCGTGTCAGATGTTAtctactagtaagacaatttagCGCACTAGTATGATATCcaataaatgattaaataacTTTACataaagccgtttgagcatgtACCCGTTATCATTGACTTCCAGCTAGAGGCCCATGTACTGGTACACTCGTCCTCGCGAGTAGGATAAcgttggcatactagtaggacaattaCCTGTTGAtattgaggcaaaactgcattagttgacatctgcacattactactactactactagtgaAGCACTAGATGTGAGCTACCAGAGATTTATAGCGCTGCAATGCagtggaaagccgtttgagcatgtACTCCTATACTGGTTATCCAACTTAATGTCCTTGTACTAGAATGCTATTTTCCCTCACAAGGAGACAATTCATTGCACTATAGTAGAACAACTGTGCCTTAGTAACTTATTACTCCATTATTGTATGACATGTCGGCAAACCAGTAGGGCAAATTTTTAATACTACTAGGACAACTAAATGTTACtccagtgaggcaaaactgcacaaTCTTTATGCTACTAGTAACACTTGTGAAACTCAATGTTAACTAGTAGACATGTTTCATGTACAAGTAGTTTCCTTATCAAGAATATTGATGGCTTTtcagtgtgagcgtctgggtgcGAGTTGTGCAGCTTTCAAGTAGGACAACTACACGTTACTTGTGAGTCAAAACTGTGCAGTAGTTTACAACTCAGTCTACTAGTAATACGAAAGACATAAAATTCTACTAGTAAACATCTAGCGATTAACTTAAATGttaactagtgcacagttttgcaagcaaaagttgttctactagtgaggGAAAAAAGGTTACTAGTAATACATGAACCTTCAgctggatatcaaataaatacaggtacATGAGAAGTAATAAAATGACCGTGGCTTACTCGTCATgatttttccactactgtatgacatttcttcacactagtaggacatctttggcatactagtaggactaCATGTTACGCAAGAGGAAAAACTACTAATAGGGTCCACAAGGCTACTAGTGCAtgacacatgcctactagttgggcATAGTAGTGTTAGCaatgcagcacagtagtttacgaGTAATGTTTATTTCATACTAGCAGGTCAAAAGTGGCAGTAGTTATGGAAAAATGTCACTATAAAACACAAGTCGTTCTACTAGTCAGGAGCTGTTTCTGGTCTGTGCAATATGTGAGGCCGCACAGGGCGGCATTTCAGGGAGGAAGGCAATATCccctctgtgaaaaaaaaaaatgcaatgtgaaatggttttctatgaaattattgtatttttgtataaatTATGGTTATCTGTATAGGGTATTTGCAGACCATTGAGGTCTTCAAAGATTTTGCTGATAAATGAAGTGAGAGGTTATCAATGTCAAGTATTACACCTGTTGATGACTTTATTTGGGGGAGGAGCTTAGGTTAGCTTGTTGATGGTAGAAAGTGACGGAGAGAGTCATGGCCACGTCTATGTTCTTCTTTGCCAAACGGTTCATTCAATACGCAAGACAATTAGCGACAATGGTCTCGTTACTGCTTGACAATCAACGATTGCAAATTGAGATTATATCAAAGTAGGAATAAGTTAGTTTTCTTAGAAAAGTGCCGGTGGTAGTGCGAAGGACTACTGAAAGTTGAACAGTCAAAGTACTCAGCATGCATCTAAATAGGCCTTCTGTTTTACTCTATTGATACTGTTTATATATTGATAGTTGTATTCATAACATGTAAATTTATTTTCTCGATCCATGCATGTTTCATATAAAAAgttatattgtatttgtatgcaATAAGGGTCTTATTTGTACTCGTGCATaaaccttaagatggatatcaagggTATTGAGCTCGAGGTCATACTCGCAGGCCTGATATGGCACTAGTagtagaaaaaaacaattctagtAAGACAGGTGTTCTACTAGTTTGCCcaagtcgttctactagtgcacggAATTGTCAtattagtgaggacaaagagtgaaTGAGTACacggaccttaagatggatattaAAGCTACTGACCTTAAGGTCGCACtcgtaggccaaaagtggcactggaagtgtgggggggggggggggggggaatcatacAGTAACTAGTAAGATACAGTCATTCTACAAGCCTTCCATAGTCATCCTATTAGTCATTataattgtcttactagtgaggacaaagagcgtactagtacatggaccctAAGCTGTAAAATCAAGGATACTGAAttaatgctcaaacagctttccattaATGACCTTTCATTGCAGTCACATGCCGTGTGTTGCAACTGCTCTCCTTTGGATAAATATTCCAATTTTAATCTGCCGATCATGTGAGGATGATGCAGCAGGCGGACGTTACGCACACGCAGGCCCCGATGGGATAGAAAAGCTCAGAGGTGTCGGAGTAGGGGGGTTTGAGTCCAAATGAAAACCATACGATCCAACAGCATGACTAAGCCTcaccggaggaggaggagaatagGAGGGAGTCAGGGAATGTGGGGAGCAACGGGGGGAGGGGGCCGGGTCAGTCAATAGTGAGGTAAAACGTGTGCACAGTGGGAGGGGCGGCCACTTAAAGGGAGCAGGCAGCAGCCCCAGTCAGCCGTAGCACTTTCACTTTGAGCTGTCTGACGGAGGATACACAGCAGCTGGCAGAGTAGAGGAAGGCCACAGGCACAGGAGGCCACTGCCTCATCCATTAGCCACTTTTCaaaagggtggtgggggggggggggggggcagattcAAATTAGGCTGCTCGGGGAAGCTTCTAGGTCAGCaggggaaaggggggggggcaagtgAAAGAGAGAAACAGCAATTTAAACAAAAGCTCTGACAAGGTTGCAGTGGGGGAAACCCAAGGATGGCGTGAGAGGATCCATGCTGGAAAGTACCAAAGCAAGGATTACTATATAGGGATGTCAGCAGGACCAGGGGAGAAGCTCTGAAGTGGAAGAAAGCGCACGCAGCAACGCACTCGGTGTCGAAGACCCCGCCACAAGGCACGGAAGGAGGACCAAAGTTTGCCTTTCACAGACTGACACAGAAAGGCCCgcctgtctgtgtgtgcgtgcgcgcgcgtgggGCATGTGAGGGATTGCTGTCAACCAGAGAAATGGAGAAGTGTCCATTTTTAGAAAGATAAAAGGATGTCACTGCCAGGTGAGCAATTTTACATGCTTTATAGGacgatacagtatatgtacacaACATTTTGTGAAATAATGTACAAGGGTTTCATGTTCTGGTAGGAAGTGATGTTATTCACATTGGTGGGTAGTAATgagtacttaagtagatttttcaggtagctggacttatatttatttttgaccacTTTTCAGTTTTACTTCCTGCATTTGAAAATAGATATCTGTAGTCCTTACGCTGTCATAATAGACCTGATACTTTGTTCAACCTCACTGtgtacaaaaaatgtaaatagaaagaaaatattAGCTGTTGTTATGAATTTATTATTGCACTTTTTGTATGACTACATATTACACCCAACCTTCTGTGAAATGATGTACTGGAGTTTCATGTTGCTTTCTGCAGTAATGTTGCATGATGCTTTTTGCACTTTTGCATGTTTATAAGTATGCATTACATACTCAACTTTCCGTGAAATGATGTACTCGAGTTTTGAGTTGCTTTCTGCAGTAATAATACCCCAGTTGTGGCAAAAAGTCGTTTTTCACACATCTGTCACTTTGATGGGAAGGAATGAAGTACAAAATACGTTGTTATAGTAGTATATTGTTCAGGTAGCTgtacttgagatttttttttacagctttttaCTTTATaactaaattttaaaaattatatctGTACTTATATCTGTTATGCTGTCAAAATAGGTTTGTTACTTTTTTGACATAAAAATTCTTagttattagtagtagtagttttttttttttttaataaactgctGTGTGCCATTGTAACAACTTAATAGcccaattgtggaaaaaaaaaatgatgttttcACTAGTTTGTCACActggtgggaagtaatgaagtacaaatacataaatatatttttcaggtGGCcatacttatttatttttttagaccatGTTTTACTTTTCCTCACTACATTTGAAATAACAGTTATCAGTACTCATTCACTGAAAGAAAtcacttaatttgaacatgtacatcagttgcacatgattaaaatgtgttaaactaacatattTGATGTATAACAGAAAATGAAGTCCTATTTTTTTAGTGTATGAGGAGTGAGGATTATGCCATAATAaactggttgttttttttcaacctcaaAGGACGTCAACATTATGTAAAAAAGACGCAAATGGATAGAAAATATTAGTTGTTATTATTGGCTTATTATTGCACTTTTGCATGTTTATGACTACTAATTAAACTACATGACTACTAATTAAACAATGGCACAACAGATTTGGGGAAACAAGATATTCTCAATTCATGGCCCTATTTAAGAGATTAATTTTTCATATTGTTGGCAAAAGCATTGTCTAAAAACACTGACTTGTGGCATTCAAATATTCACAGTCAaatctgaagaagaaaaaaacatacaagtcaCGCCTGccgtctctgattggttgtttttcctcaggtgCAGTGGTTTCTTTCAGATTAAATTAGTGGCTCAAAATGGAGCTGGAAAGGGttgacttttgt of Phycodurus eques isolate BA_2022a chromosome 4, UOR_Pequ_1.1, whole genome shotgun sequence contains these proteins:
- the flcn gene encoding folliculin isoform X1, encoding MTNVYSMALIEFPSSLSFGIACFFTHRQLSDFHMNALVALCHFCELHGPRTLFCTEALHPPSPSSQAGVAVPGGDRDVDRDGEGLTMRANNSATQRGEMCEGCRSLPASHPGFMSIDNETGIRFVSHQHPREPQLFSVVRQACVRSLSCEVTGDVCPGREGPIFFGDEQHGFVFSHTFFIKDSLARGFQRWYSIVMVAMDRIYLINSWPFLLRHLRLTIQSLQSTALKVFDNEHGVCPQRAVRMNSVFSPAVFPHQRSGNAARSLTSLTQHPNLWATLHSSFSWLLKACGSRLTEKLLEGAPTEDTLVLIERQTEQEEEMSCWEGAEGGISKPRGHQLDSELGHDDGSPGPRFRSLRHLRQVLGAAEFRQVAWHVLMGNQVIWRGVDSKLIQSAFTVLKSLLPVGCVRSVPYSAHYEEAYKCNFLGLSPDVAIPAHVISSEFSVLVDVTSEPGCQSLSTEDNICSLYQLNMSSANTQPTDRGPTLLNKLEVALSNENLSVDVVSHCLLCLKEEWMNKVKVLFKFSKVDGRGREDTHKVLALLGTTGPGEEDNVRLLKFWMTGLSKTYKSHLMSAVRGGERSPSQ
- the flcn gene encoding folliculin isoform X2; translated protein: MTNVYSMALIEFPSSLSFGIACFFTHRQLSDFHMNALVALCHFCELHGPRTLFCTEALHPPSPSSQAGVAVPGGDRDVDRDGEGLTMRANNSATQRGEMCEGCRSLPASHPGFMSIDNETGIRFVSHQHPREPQLFSVVRQACVRSLSCEVCPGREGPIFFGDEQHGFVFSHTFFIKDSLARGFQRWYSIVMVAMDRIYLINSWPFLLRHLRLTIQSLQSTALKVFDNEHGVCPQRAVRMNSVFSPAVFPHQRSGNAARSLTSLTQHPNLWATLHSSFSWLLKACGSRLTEKLLEGAPTEDTLVLIERQTEQEEEMSCWEGAEGGISKPRGHQLDSELGHDDGSPGPRFRSLRHLRQVLGAAEFRQVAWHVLMGNQVIWRGVDSKLIQSAFTVLKSLLPVGCVRSVPYSAHYEEAYKCNFLGLSPDVAIPAHVISSEFSVLVDVTSEPGCQSLSTEDNICSLYQLNMSSANTQPTDRGPTLLNKLEVALSNENLSVDVVSHCLLCLKEEWMNKVKVLFKFSKVDGRGREDTHKVLALLGTTGPGEEDNVRLLKFWMTGLSKTYKSHLMSAVRGGERSPSQ